ACTCCAACTATTCGGCCTCTCGCTTTAGCTGCTTGCCTGGCTCTGCCAGGCCTAGCAATGGCCCAAACCGCGCCCGTTCAGAGCGCTCTGCAACAATTCAGCAGCCAGCGCGCCAAGTTCGGCTTGAGCTCGGGCGACGTGGCCGATCCAGCTGTGACGAGCTCGTACACTGATGCCGGCGGCGAGCTAACGCACATTTACCTGCGTCAGCGCTACCAGGGCATCGAAATCTATGGTGCTGAGGCTGATCTGCACGTCGACCGGAGCCAGAAAGTAGTAAGCTTACACAGCAACTTCGTAGCGAACCTAGCTAACGCGGGTCGCTCAGCCACCACACAGCCGGCCCTGACGGCAGTGCAAGGGGTAGCTGCTGCGGCTAAAGTCCTGAACCTAGGTACGCCGAGCAACCTAAACGTTGTCAAAGCCGGTACGCCAGCCGAGGGCCTAACCTTCGACGAAGGTGGCGTTTCGCTGGAAAAAATTCCAGTGAAACTCATGTACCAAGCCCGTCCTAGCGGCGAGCTAGTGCTGGTATGGGACGTAACCATCGTTCCTAAAAAAGGCGACCACTACTGGAACGTGCGTGTAGATGCAGCCACCGGCCAATTGGTCGATAAAATGGACCTGACTATTCACGAGCCCGTTAGCTTTGTTGAGCTCACGCAACGCAGCCTGGCCACTTCCACTTGGCCAGCGCCGCTTACTAACGCCGTGGCAGCTACGCCTAACAGCTATAATGTATATCCCATCACGGTAGATAGCCCCTTGTCGGGCAGCCGTCAGTTGGTGGTAAACCCCGCCGACCCCACGTATTCGCCCTTCGGCTGGCACGATACTAATGGGGTAGCCGGTCCTGAGTACACTATCACCCGCGGCAACAACGTGCACGCGTACGAAGACCGGGTAAACGCCAACGCTCCCGGCTACAGCCCCGATGGTGGCGCTGACTTAGTGTTTGACTTCCCCGTCAACTTTGCTCAGGTACCCCAAGCTAACCAGGACGCAGCCATCACCAACTTGTTCTACTGGAACAACATAATGCACGACGTGATGGCCTACAAAGGCTTCGACGAAGTGAGCGGCAACTTCCAGGTTAAAAACTACACGGGCGCTGGCCTAGGCAACGACGACGTACGTGCCGAAGCCCAAGACGGTGGCGGCACCGACAACGCCAACTTCGGAACGCCTAACGATGGTTCGCGCCCCCGCATGCAGATGTATCTGTGGTCGGCGCCAGCCTCGCTGGTTATCAATGCCCCTTCACCAGTTGCAGGCACTTATAAGGCAATACCCGCCGGCTTCGGTAAAAAGCTAGCGCCAGGTGTTCCGTTTACTGGGCAGTTTGTGCTAGTAAACGATGCTAGCTCGACCAGCCTTGGCTGTACGGCTCCGTTCGTTAACGCGGCGGCCATCGCCGGCAAGATTGCCGTACTTGACCGCGGTACTTGCGACTTCTCCGCTAAAGTGCGCAATGCAAAGCTAGCCGGTGCCAAAGGCGTAGTGGTAGTGAACAACGTAGCTGGCGACCCCATCACGATGGGTGCCGGTGCTGACACGACGAACACGGGCATCCCATCCGTTATGATTTCGCTGGCGGATGGCACAAACCTGAAGGCCAACCTAGCTGCAGGTGGAACCCCCAGCGGCGCTATAACTGGCGGCATCCCACGTGATGGTGACTTCGACAACGGCATCATTTCTCACGAGTACGGCCACGGCATCTCGACCCGCCTAACGGGCGGACCAGCTAACTCTAGCTGCTTGAACAATGCCGAGCAGATGGGCGAGGGCTGGAGCGACTTCTTCGGCTTGTGGATGACCACCAAGCCCGGTGACGTTGGTGCTACGCCCCGTCCTGTTGGCAACTTTGCCACCTCACGCGACGTGAACGGCGTTGGTATCCGTACCAAGCCGTATTCGACGGACTTCGCGGTAAACAACCTGACCTATGCTTTGATTGGTACTACGGCTTACTCCGAAGTGCACGCCACGGGTGAAGTTTGGGCAGCAACGCTGTGGGATCTGAACTGGAAGCTGGTGGAGAAGTACGGCTACAACAAAGACCTGAAAGCCAAAACGGGGGGCAACAACATTGCCCTGAAGCTGGTGCTGGACGGCTGCAAGCTGCAGGTGTGCCGCCCCGGCTTCTTGGATGGCCGCGACGCCATCCTCAAGGCTGACTCGCTCTACAACAACAAAGCCAACACGTACCTGATCTGGCAGGTGTTTGCGCGCCGGGGCATGGGCATCGATGCCGTGCAGGGCTCCAGCAACGTGCTCACCGACAACTCCGCGGGGTACCTGATTCCGGTGCGGGTGCTAGCCACGCAGAGCCAGCAGCAGCGTGACCAGCTGCTGGAGTTGTTCCCCAACCCGGCGAGCAGCAGCCTGACCTTGCGTTTGCCCGTACGCAGCAGCACGCCGGTGGAGGTGAGCCTGCAGACGGTGCTGGGCAAGAGTGTGCGCCGCAGCGTGGTGGCCTCGGCCGAGCTGCAGCAGGGTGTGGAGCTGAACACGAGCGAAGTGGCCGCGGGCCTCTACATCGTGCAGCTGCGCACCAGCGCCGGTACCTTCAGCAAGAAAGTCCTCATTCAGCACTAAGCGCCTAGCTACAGTAGCTGAGCTATCATGAAAAACCCCGATGAGCCACGTGCTCGTCGGGGTTTTTAGTTATTAGACCTAGGTTCAGGTTCTCGCACTCTCTACTGTTCGGCCGCGGTTTGCACTCAGCGTAATCAAATTTTCTCTATTGCTGTGTTAGCAAGCCTGGCTCAGCGGGTAGTTTGAATGCTGATAGAGAGGGAATTGGATTAATAAGATAAAATGAATTTTAGATGAACTTATATTTTTTATTACGCTCGGCTATCTATAGGTTTGAGAACTAGCCACTTCATCGCTTACCATACCATCCTTAACCTTTCAATACCTACTATGAGAACAACCTTTACGCCTACAGTAAGTCGGGCTTTGGTCGTTGCCGCATTGCTAGCCATGCCTAGCCTTGCCTCCGCTCAGACTTCTCCTTCTGCGCTGACCACTGCGCTGAGTCAGTTTGCAAGTCAGCACGCCAAGCTGGGACTAAATGCACCTGACGTAGCCAATCCGGCTGTAACCAGCTCGTACACGGAAGCCGATTCCAAGGTAACGCACGTGTATTTGCGCCAGCGTTACCAGGGTATCGAAATCTACGGGGCCGAAGCGGACTTGCACCTCGATGCCAGCGACAAAGTCGTAAGTCTGCACAGTGCCTTCGTGAACAACGCCGCTGGCGCCGCAAGCGTGGCAGCGACGGCTCCTACGCTCACACCGGCGCAAGCAGTGGCCGCCGCCACTCGGGCCCTCGGCCTGGCGGCACCTAGCCGGCTAGAAGTTGTGCAAGCTGGTGAGCCAGCAGTTGGGTTGAAGTTGAGCGAGGGCGGTATTTCCCGTTCGCCTATCAGTGTGAAGCTGATGTACCAGGCCACCGAATCCAAGCAGTTGGTGTTGGTGTGGGACGTGACCATCGATGATGCGACTTCCGACCACTACTGGAACGTGCGGGTGAATGCCGCTACAGGCGCATTAGTAGATAAGAGCGACTACACCATCTCGGAGCCGGTTAGCTTTTCCGAACTCACCCAACGGGCCCTAGGTACTAAAAACTGGCCCACGCCAGCTGCACCCGCCACAACCAACAGCGTTGCCGCTCCTAACAGCTACAACGTGTATCCTATCACGGTGGAGAGTCCCCTATATGGCAGCCGGCAAGTAGTCGTGAATCCCGCCGACCCTACGTATTCACCTTTCGGCTGGCACGATACCAACGGGGTAGCTGGTCCTGAGTACACTATTACCCGCGGCAACAACGTGCACGCGTACGAAGACCGCAACCGGGCCAACGCCCCCGGCTACAGCCCCGATGGTGGCACCGATTTGATCTTTGATTATCCTTTCGATCAGAGCGCCGCGCCACAAGTGTATCAAAATGCGGCCATCACGAATTTGTTCTACTGGAACAACCTGATGCACGACTACATGGCCTACAAAGGCTTTGATGAGGTGAGCGGCAACTTCCAGGTGAAGAACTACACGAACGCCGGCCTAGGCAACGACGACGTACGCGCTGAGGCCCAGGACGGTGGCGGCACTAACAACGCCAACTTCTCGACGCCGAACGACGGCTCCCGTCCGCGCATGCAGATGTATCTGTGGCCCGGTGGCGTCGGCAGCATCACAGCGCCGGCAACAATTGCTGGTAGCCTCCCGATGCGTGGCACAGCCTACGGCAGAACGCTGACGGCGGCGGGTCCGATTAGCGGGAAGATCGTGTTAGCCAACGATGGCTCCGCTAACTCGCCGCGCGCTTGTAATCCGCTTCTCAATGCTGCTGACATCAACGGTAATATTGCTTTAGTGTACCGGGGTGGCACTTGCTCGACGCCTGCCAAAATTCGCAACGCGCAGAATGCGGGTGCCCGTTTGGTAATGATAGCTGACAGCATCCCGAATACTGCTATTGCTAACTACGGCGGCGCAACCGACACAGTAGGTTTGCGCGTTCCGTCGGTTGCCATATCCAAAGCCGATGGCGACAAAATCAGAGCCGCTCTTACCTCCGGTGTTACCGTTACGGTAGCCGTTAGTGGTATCATTCGCGATGGTGACTTTGACAACGGGGTTATCGCCCACGAATTTGGCCACGGCATTTCCAACCGCTTGACGGGCGGACCAGCTAACTCCAACTGCCTAGGCAACGCCGAGCAGATGGGTGAGGGCTGGAGCGACTTCTTCGGCTTGTGGATGACTACCAAGCCCGGCGACCAGGGCTTCACTCCCCGCGGAATCGGTAACTACGTGACGGGTGCCGCAGTAGATGGCTACGGCATTCGTCCGCAGCGTTACTCGACCGACTTTGCAGTGAACAACCAAACGTACGCGCTGATCGGTACGGGTGCCTACACGGCCGTGCACGCCATCGGCTCGGTTTGGGCAGCAACGCTGTGGGATCTGAACTGGAAGCTGGTGGAGAAGTACGGCTACAACAAAGACCTGAAAGCCAAAACGGGGGGCAACAACATTGCCCTGAAGCTGGTGCTGGACGGCTGCAAGCTGCAGGTGTGCCGCCCCGGCTTCTTGGATGGCCGCGACGCCATCCTCAAGGCTGACTCGCTCTACAAC
This Hymenobacter sp. GOD-10R DNA region includes the following protein-coding sequences:
- a CDS encoding T9SS-dependent M36 family metallopeptidase translates to MKIPFTPTIRPLALAACLALPGLAMAQTAPVQSALQQFSSQRAKFGLSSGDVADPAVTSSYTDAGGELTHIYLRQRYQGIEIYGAEADLHVDRSQKVVSLHSNFVANLANAGRSATTQPALTAVQGVAAAAKVLNLGTPSNLNVVKAGTPAEGLTFDEGGVSLEKIPVKLMYQARPSGELVLVWDVTIVPKKGDHYWNVRVDAATGQLVDKMDLTIHEPVSFVELTQRSLATSTWPAPLTNAVAATPNSYNVYPITVDSPLSGSRQLVVNPADPTYSPFGWHDTNGVAGPEYTITRGNNVHAYEDRVNANAPGYSPDGGADLVFDFPVNFAQVPQANQDAAITNLFYWNNIMHDVMAYKGFDEVSGNFQVKNYTGAGLGNDDVRAEAQDGGGTDNANFGTPNDGSRPRMQMYLWSAPASLVINAPSPVAGTYKAIPAGFGKKLAPGVPFTGQFVLVNDASSTSLGCTAPFVNAAAIAGKIAVLDRGTCDFSAKVRNAKLAGAKGVVVVNNVAGDPITMGAGADTTNTGIPSVMISLADGTNLKANLAAGGTPSGAITGGIPRDGDFDNGIISHEYGHGISTRLTGGPANSSCLNNAEQMGEGWSDFFGLWMTTKPGDVGATPRPVGNFATSRDVNGVGIRTKPYSTDFAVNNLTYALIGTTAYSEVHATGEVWAATLWDLNWKLVEKYGYNKDLKAKTGGNNIALKLVLDGCKLQVCRPGFLDGRDAILKADSLYNNKANTYLIWQVFARRGMGIDAVQGSSNVLTDNSAGYLIPVRVLATQSQQQRDQLLELFPNPASSSLTLRLPVRSSTPVEVSLQTVLGKSVRRSVVASAELQQGVELNTSEVAAGLYIVQLRTSAGTFSKKVLIQH
- a CDS encoding T9SS-dependent M36 family metallopeptidase, with amino-acid sequence MRTTFTPTVSRALVVAALLAMPSLASAQTSPSALTTALSQFASQHAKLGLNAPDVANPAVTSSYTEADSKVTHVYLRQRYQGIEIYGAEADLHLDASDKVVSLHSAFVNNAAGAASVAATAPTLTPAQAVAAATRALGLAAPSRLEVVQAGEPAVGLKLSEGGISRSPISVKLMYQATESKQLVLVWDVTIDDATSDHYWNVRVNAATGALVDKSDYTISEPVSFSELTQRALGTKNWPTPAAPATTNSVAAPNSYNVYPITVESPLYGSRQVVVNPADPTYSPFGWHDTNGVAGPEYTITRGNNVHAYEDRNRANAPGYSPDGGTDLIFDYPFDQSAAPQVYQNAAITNLFYWNNLMHDYMAYKGFDEVSGNFQVKNYTNAGLGNDDVRAEAQDGGGTNNANFSTPNDGSRPRMQMYLWPGGVGSITAPATIAGSLPMRGTAYGRTLTAAGPISGKIVLANDGSANSPRACNPLLNAADINGNIALVYRGGTCSTPAKIRNAQNAGARLVMIADSIPNTAIANYGGATDTVGLRVPSVAISKADGDKIRAALTSGVTVTVAVSGIIRDGDFDNGVIAHEFGHGISNRLTGGPANSNCLGNAEQMGEGWSDFFGLWMTTKPGDQGFTPRGIGNYVTGAAVDGYGIRPQRYSTDFAVNNQTYALIGTGAYTAVHAIGSVWAATLWDLNWKLVEKYGYNKDLKAKTGGNNIALKLVLDGCKLQVCRPGFLDGRDAILKADSLYNNKANTYLIWQVFARRGMGIDAVQGSSNVLTDNSAGYLIPVRVLATQSQQQRDQLLELFPNPASSSLTLRLPVRSSTPVEVSLQTVLGKSVRRSVVASAELQQGVELNTSEVAAGLYIVQLRTSAGTFSKKVLIQH